Part of the bacterium genome, CCGCTCGGCGTCTGTGTGGAGGCCGCGGCGTTCGGCGTCCTGGAAGTCGCGAACGCCGCCATGCTGCGCGGGATGCGGGTCATGACGGTCGAGCGCGGCTACGATCCGCGCGAGTTCGTCCTCATGGCGTTCGGCGGCGCGGGACCGCTCCACGCGTTGGACTTGGCGCGCGCCGCCGGTTTTCCGCGCGTGGTGTTTCCGGTGGCGCCCGGGCTTGCGTGTGCCCTGGGGCTCTTGACGGCCGACATCCGCCACGATTTCGTGGCCAGCCTGCTGCGCCCGACGGCGGACGTCGATGCGGCCGAACTGGCGATGCAGTTTGCGCGCCTAGAGTCCCGCGCGGTCGAGCGCGCCGCCGCGGAAGGGGTGCCCGCCGCTTCGCTCGTGTACCGCCGGCATGCCGACGTGCGCTACAGCGGCCAGGGGGCGGAATTGACGGTTCCCGTGGAGCAGTGCGATCCGGCGCCGATCACCCGGATCTTCGAAGAGGCGCACCGCCGCACGTTCGGTTACGCGCACGAGGGGCGACCGACGGAGATCGTGAGCCTTCGAGTGATGTCGGTGGCGCCTCTGATGCGCCCGGCGTTCGCTCCGGAACCGGTCGGAGACGCGGATCCATCCACGGCGCTCATTGGGGAGCGGCGGGTGATCACGGACCGCGACGGCGCGACGGCCGTGTACCCGGTGTACGCGCGCGACCGGCTGGCGCCCGGGCACCGCATCCCCGGCCCGGCGATCGTCGTGCAACTAGACTCGACCATTGTGCTGGACGGCCAGGACGCCATCGTGGACCCCTACGGCAACATCATCGCAGTCGTGTAGGCGCGGAGGACCATGGTGTCGCTCGATCCGATCCGCCTTGAAGTGCTGCGTAACGCGCTGCAGTCGTGTGCCGAGGAGATGGGGGCGGCGCTCGCCCGTACCGCCTACACCGTGAACATCCGGGACCGCCGCGATTTCAGCTGCGGCGTCTATACGACGGACGGCGCGCTCGTGGCACAGGCGGAGCATATTCCGCTCCATCTGGGTCTCATGCCGTCCGTCGTCAAAGCGGTCCTGAGGACGATGCCGATCGAACGGCTGCAGCCGGGCGATGTGCTCGTGACCAACGACCCGTTCGTGACCGGGACGCATCTCATGGACATCTGCGTGGTCACCCCGGTGTTCACCGGCGGTCGACCGATCGGCATTGTCGCCAGCATGGCGCACCACGCCGACGTCGGCGGCTTCGCCCCCGGGAGCGCCGCCCTCGGCGTGTCTGAGTTTCACCAGGAAGGGTTCCGGATGCCCCCGGTCCGGCTGCAAGACCGCGGCTCGCTGAACCGCGACATCCTGCGAATCTTCGCCGCCAACAGCCGCACGCCGGACGATCTCACCGGCGATCTCCTGGCCCAGTTGTCGAGCAACCACGTGGGGTCACGCCGGCTCGTCGAGCTCTGGGAGCGCTACGCCGGTGATCTGCCGCGGTATTTCGAGGGGCTGATCGACTATACTGCGCGCCGGCTGCGCGCCGCGCTCGAAACGATGCCGGCCGGGCGGTTCGCCTTCGAAGAAGTGATCGAAGGCGATGGGTTCAGCGAGGACGCGATCCCGATCCGGGTCGCGGTGTCTCGCCGCGGCGACCGGCTGCACGTCGACTTTACGGGTACCAGTCTGCAGGTCCAGGGACCCCTCAACGCGGCGAAACCCGGCGCCTTGGCCTGCGTGTATTTTGTCGTGAAGGCCGTCTTCGATCCGGACGGGCCGTCGAACGAGGGCATTGCCCGGGTGGTCGATGTCGAGGCGCCCGTTGGCACGCTCGTCAACGCGCGGTATCCGGCTGCGGTGGCGCTCTTCAACTCAGTATCGTCGCAGAAAGTCACGGACGCGCTGCTCGGCGCCTTCCTCCAAGCCGTGCCGCACCGCGTCACCGCGGCATCGACCGGCAGTATGAACGCGCTCATCGTTGGGGGTATCGACACGCGCACGGGCCGCCCGTACACCTACGTCGAGACCTATGGCGGCGGCCAGGGTGCGCTGCACGATTGCGACGGCGCGGACGGTAGCCACGTCAACATGACGAACACTCGGAACACGCCGGTTGAAGCGCTGGAGATTGCGTACCCGCTGCGGGTTCACGAGTACAGCCTCGTGCCGGATTCCGACGGTGCGGGCCGCCGGCGGGGCGGGGTCGGCCTGCGGCGCGCCCTCGAGACGCTCTCCGACGGGACGACCGTGACCATCCATACGGATCGGCGAGAACGCGGGGCCTGGGGCGTGGACGGCGGTGCGGCGGGCGGTTGTTCCCGGTGCATGATGCAACCGCCCGGCGGCGCGAGCGTCCTGCTGCCCCCCAAAGCCACGGTCCGTGTGCCGCGCGGGGCCATCGTTCGGTTGGAGACGGCCGGCGGTGGAGGCTGGGGCCCGCCGAGGGAGCGCGACCGCGACGCCGTGGCCCGAGACGTGCGCGACCTCCTCGTGTCGGCCGAACGGGCGCACCGCGTCTACGGCATCGGAGACGATCCGTGATTCGATATCTCGGCGGGAGGCTCGTCCAGTCGGCCGTCGTCGTGGTCGGTGTGTCGGTGATCGTCTTTGCCGCCCTCCACCTCGCCGGCGACCCCGTCGCCCTGATGCTGCCGCCCGACGCCTCGTATCAGGACATGCAGCGCTACCGGCACCTCTTGGGCTTCGACGAACCCATCCCCGAACAGTACCTGCATTATGTGATCAAGGCGCTGCACGGAAATTTCGGGACATCCATCCGGTACAATCTTCCCGCCGTACCGCTCATGCTCGAACATCTTCCCGCAACGGTCTCGCTGGCCACAGCGGCCTTGATCTGGAGCACGGTGGCGGGCGTGGTCATCGGCATTTACGCGGCGTTGCACCGCGGCGGCCC contains:
- a CDS encoding hydantoinase B/oxoprolinase family protein; the encoded protein is MSLDPIRLEVLRNALQSCAEEMGAALARTAYTVNIRDRRDFSCGVYTTDGALVAQAEHIPLHLGLMPSVVKAVLRTMPIERLQPGDVLVTNDPFVTGTHLMDICVVTPVFTGGRPIGIVASMAHHADVGGFAPGSAALGVSEFHQEGFRMPPVRLQDRGSLNRDILRIFAANSRTPDDLTGDLLAQLSSNHVGSRRLVELWERYAGDLPRYFEGLIDYTARRLRAALETMPAGRFAFEEVIEGDGFSEDAIPIRVAVSRRGDRLHVDFTGTSLQVQGPLNAAKPGALACVYFVVKAVFDPDGPSNEGIARVVDVEAPVGTLVNARYPAAVALFNSVSSQKVTDALLGAFLQAVPHRVTAASTGSMNALIVGGIDTRTGRPYTYVETYGGGQGALHDCDGADGSHVNMTNTRNTPVEALEIAYPLRVHEYSLVPDSDGAGRRRGGVGLRRALETLSDGTTVTIHTDRRERGAWGVDGGAAGGCSRCMMQPPGGASVLLPPKATVRVPRGAIVRLETAGGGGWGPPRERDRDAVARDVRDLLVSAERAHRVYGIGDDP